From one Candidatus Zixiibacteriota bacterium genomic stretch:
- the ftsW gene encoding putative lipid II flippase FtsW, which yields MKRSTGKRPFDERLLAAYGLLLLIGLVMVYSTSSIIAAGRFGSQMYFFKQQFIWVLLSAAAIFLIARLDLPRLAVYSAPALLVTLLLLALVFTMPARNGSQRWLFLFGFSLQPSELFRFLMIVYFAFSLSNPKRNITQVKDLLYPYLPIIGLGLLLIAMEPDLGMVIVMTISTVGIFFLAGARIKHLAVAVLPAICLASFMVFVIGYKRARIIDYMASIQDPLQGSYQVKQAALTLGSGGLLGVGLGNGSQKLFFLPYPHTDFIFAAIGEELGMIGLLCILALFAYILWRGFKIAAAQPDKFGYLLAAGMSWSLFVSIAINIGVVTAILPVTGLPLPFISYGGSSLLMSSAAVGVLLNLSRRVVQ from the coding sequence ATGAAACGCTCCACGGGTAAACGGCCGTTTGATGAACGCCTCCTCGCGGCATACGGCCTGCTGCTGCTCATCGGCCTGGTGATGGTCTACTCGACCTCCTCCATCATCGCAGCCGGCCGGTTTGGTTCGCAAATGTATTTCTTCAAACAGCAGTTCATCTGGGTGCTGTTGTCGGCGGCCGCGATCTTCCTCATTGCCCGGCTCGATCTCCCGAGGCTCGCCGTCTATTCCGCCCCGGCCCTGCTGGTCACGTTGCTGCTGCTGGCGCTGGTGTTCACCATGCCCGCCCGCAACGGCTCGCAGCGATGGCTGTTCCTTTTCGGATTCAGCCTGCAGCCGTCGGAGCTCTTTCGGTTTCTCATGATCGTATACTTCGCCTTCAGCTTGTCGAACCCGAAACGCAATATCACGCAGGTGAAGGATTTGCTCTATCCCTACCTGCCGATCATCGGGCTCGGACTGCTGCTTATTGCGATGGAGCCCGATTTGGGGATGGTCATCGTGATGACAATCAGCACGGTCGGCATCTTCTTCCTCGCCGGTGCGCGTATCAAGCACCTTGCCGTCGCCGTCTTGCCTGCCATCTGCCTGGCGTCGTTCATGGTATTCGTCATCGGCTACAAGAGGGCTCGCATCATAGATTACATGGCGTCGATTCAGGATCCGCTGCAGGGAAGCTACCAGGTCAAGCAGGCGGCGCTCACACTCGGCTCCGGCGGACTGCTCGGCGTCGGCCTCGGTAACGGAAGCCAAAAATTATTCTTTCTGCCGTACCCCCACACTGACTTCATATTCGCGGCCATCGGTGAAGAGCTGGGTATGATCGGTCTTTTGTGCATACTCGCGCTGTTCGCATACATTCTCTGGCGCGGATTTAAGATTGCGGCCGCACAGCCGGACAAGTTCGGCTATCTGCTGGCCGCGGGGATGTCCTGGTCGCTCTTCGTCAGCATCGCCATAAACATCGGTGTCGTGACCGCTATTCTGCCGGTGACCGGGCTGCCCCTGCCGTTCATTTCCTATGGCGGTTCGTCGCTGTTGATGTCAAGCGCCGCCGTCGGCGTGCTGCTGAACCTGTCTCGGAGGGTGGTGCAATGA
- the murG gene encoding undecaprenyldiphospho-muramoylpentapeptide beta-N-acetylglucosaminyltransferase: MTTPRKATLLFAGGGTGGHLYPAIAIADRISELLRGRYPVDIHFAGTRRGIEYRIRESLGYPLHIVNIRGLVRSLTLKNLLVPFVLIGAIITAWRLISRLQPDVVIGTGGYVALPVVRVAALRSIPTVIQEQNSFPGITTRKLAPHATHVFLGFGGAGSLIKARGRVTVSGNPVRTTINRGDRIDALRHFALDPTRKTILIIGGSQGSRPVNQAILSYVEHAPLTDAYQVLWQTGRGDYDEVKSRLADYSGKLAVFPFSDRMELVYAAADIAVARAGALTIAELEACGLPSILIPYPHAAGDHQRKNAEEYAARGGAIVIAQKDLDLVNPLDRAVTLLADGSAERMRRALASTVRPEPAVDIIAKRIIEMIQQAPTTGGDGET, translated from the coding sequence ATGACCACGCCACGGAAAGCCACACTCCTGTTTGCGGGCGGCGGGACCGGCGGACACCTGTACCCGGCAATCGCAATCGCCGATCGTATCAGCGAACTGCTGCGCGGCCGTTACCCCGTGGACATTCACTTCGCGGGAACACGCCGAGGGATCGAGTACCGAATTCGCGAATCACTCGGGTATCCGTTGCACATCGTCAATATCCGTGGTCTTGTTCGCTCGCTCACCCTGAAAAATCTGCTGGTGCCGTTCGTGTTGATCGGCGCGATAATCACGGCCTGGCGCCTCATCAGCCGATTGCAACCGGATGTCGTCATCGGGACGGGCGGATATGTCGCCCTGCCCGTCGTTCGAGTTGCAGCCTTGCGCAGTATCCCGACCGTTATTCAGGAACAGAATTCGTTCCCCGGGATCACCACGAGAAAGCTGGCCCCGCACGCCACCCACGTCTTCCTCGGCTTCGGCGGGGCCGGCTCCCTCATAAAAGCGCGCGGCCGCGTGACCGTAAGTGGCAACCCCGTGCGAACCACCATCAACAGGGGCGACCGCATCGACGCGCTCCGTCACTTCGCACTCGACCCGACCAGGAAGACCATACTGATAATCGGCGGCTCGCAGGGCTCGCGGCCCGTCAACCAGGCAATCCTGTCATACGTCGAACACGCGCCGCTGACTGACGCATACCAGGTGCTCTGGCAGACCGGCCGCGGCGATTACGACGAAGTGAAAAGCAGGCTCGCGGATTACTCCGGCAAGCTTGCCGTGTTTCCGTTCAGCGACCGCATGGAACTCGTGTACGCGGCGGCCGATATCGCCGTCGCACGCGCGGGCGCTCTGACCATCGCCGAGCTGGAAGCGTGCGGGCTGCCGTCGATTCTGATACCGTACCCGCACGCGGCCGGGGATCACCAGCGCAAGAACGCCGAGGAATACGCTGCGCGCGGAGGCGCGATCGTTATCGCCCAGAAAGATCTTGATCTCGTCAACCCGCTGGACCGTGCCGTGACACTGCTTGCGGACGGGTCGGCCGAGCGAATGCGCCGGGCGCTGGCATCAACGGTCCGGCCGGAACCGGCGGTGGATATTATCGCAAAACGGATTATCGAGATGATTCAACAGGCGCCGACAACAGGAGGCGACGGTGAGACGTGA
- the ftsA gene encoding cell division protein FtsA — protein sequence MSDETIVAALDIGTTKIEAVVVSADRSGGVYVLGAGQAPAEGLRRGVVVDMDKTVKSIRQAVQDAEMVTGTTIDSVTVGIAGEHIRSINSHGVVAVGRADNEILASDVARAIDAARTVAIPVDREIIHVIPQVYSVDDEVGIKDPVGMSGVRLEVEAHIVTASVTSAKNIYRALERCDLTIDHMVLESLALFQILLDERDSDHGTAIIDIGGDITNLSVFHDGAIRHTAVVSLGSRNVTNDIAIGLRTSVEQAEALKISHGSALASKVDPEEMIFVEGMAGRPSREISCNVLASIIEPRMEEILSLVARELKKAVRTDQLTGGLVLTGGGALLPHTLELAEQMFDMPVRLGTIGGLAHVPDDLNSNRYAAALGLALYGATHEPVAESRRSAVGGWLRRLENWISKQF from the coding sequence ATGTCTGATGAGACCATTGTCGCCGCCCTCGATATCGGCACCACCAAGATTGAAGCCGTTGTCGTCTCGGCTGATCGATCCGGCGGCGTCTATGTGCTCGGCGCCGGACAGGCGCCTGCCGAGGGTCTGCGCAGGGGCGTGGTCGTCGATATGGACAAAACCGTCAAGTCCATTCGGCAGGCCGTCCAGGACGCCGAAATGGTGACCGGCACCACCATTGACTCGGTGACCGTGGGCATCGCGGGCGAGCACATCCGGTCCATCAACAGCCACGGCGTGGTCGCTGTCGGTCGCGCCGACAACGAGATTCTCGCTTCTGATGTCGCGCGGGCGATCGACGCTGCTCGCACGGTAGCAATACCGGTCGACCGTGAGATCATCCACGTGATCCCCCAGGTGTATTCCGTCGACGATGAGGTCGGCATCAAAGACCCGGTCGGCATGTCGGGCGTGCGGCTCGAAGTCGAAGCTCATATCGTCACGGCGTCGGTGACGTCGGCAAAAAACATCTACCGCGCTCTCGAACGCTGCGATCTCACGATCGATCACATGGTCCTTGAGTCGCTGGCCCTTTTTCAGATTCTGCTCGACGAGCGCGATTCCGATCACGGCACCGCAATCATCGATATCGGCGGTGATATCACCAATCTCTCGGTGTTTCACGACGGCGCCATCCGTCACACGGCGGTGGTTTCCCTCGGCTCGCGTAACGTGACCAACGATATCGCTATCGGGCTGCGGACGTCGGTGGAGCAGGCCGAAGCGCTGAAAATCAGTCACGGCTCCGCACTCGCATCGAAAGTCGACCCGGAGGAGATGATCTTCGTGGAGGGAATGGCCGGACGACCGTCCCGGGAAATCTCCTGCAACGTGCTCGCCTCGATTATCGAACCGCGCATGGAGGAGATTCTCTCGCTGGTGGCGCGCGAACTCAAAAAGGCGGTGCGCACCGATCAATTGACCGGCGGGCTGGTCCTGACCGGCGGCGGCGCCTTGCTTCCGCACACCCTCGAGTTGGCGGAACAGATGTTCGATATGCCGGTGCGGCTCGGCACTATCGGGGGCCTGGCTCATGTTCCGGACGACCTGAACTCAAATAGATACGCGGCCGCGCTGGGACTGGCGCTCTATGGCGCCACGCACGAGCCTGTCGCCGAAAGCAGGAGGTCGGCGGTCGGCGGATGGCTGCGCCGCCTCGAAAACTGGATATCCAAGCAATTCTAA
- the ftsZ gene encoding cell division protein FtsZ — protein sequence MTDHKHTFTFAEDFVGYAKIKVVGVGGAGGNAINRMIASELKGVDFVAINTDAQVLDQNKAEKRVQIGTELTGGLGAGANPDIGRRAVEESRTAVEEALGRPNLVFITAGMGGGTGTGAAPAVAEVSKAAGALTVAIVTRPFRFEGRRRIEQAERGLAELKSKVDTLITIPNERLLEIVDKRTTFTEAFAIADEVLHQATKGISDLITVPGLINCDFADVRTIMREMGDALMGTGAGEGEDKATVAAQQAISSPLLENTSISGAKGVLINVTGGEDMTLFDVNTATSLIYDEAGPDANIIFGAVIDPSMTNQMRVTVIATGIGESRPMPKAEPEPKKESARPGKVMSLFPEESMTAHPIHRAEPRPEPIEVREAFKSAQPMMPEAANLMPTEPHPVRSGGNGNGNGTHHGPRVPIFSQEDLEIPAYIRRLDDNR from the coding sequence ATGACGGATCACAAGCACACCTTCACCTTTGCCGAAGACTTCGTCGGCTACGCCAAGATCAAGGTTGTCGGAGTCGGGGGCGCCGGGGGCAACGCTATCAACCGCATGATCGCTTCGGAACTCAAAGGCGTGGACTTTGTTGCCATTAACACTGATGCCCAGGTACTGGACCAAAACAAGGCGGAGAAACGTGTTCAAATCGGAACTGAACTCACCGGCGGTCTCGGCGCCGGAGCCAACCCCGACATCGGCCGACGGGCAGTCGAGGAAAGCCGGACGGCCGTGGAAGAGGCGCTGGGACGTCCCAATCTGGTTTTCATTACGGCCGGCATGGGCGGGGGTACCGGGACGGGGGCGGCGCCCGCTGTCGCGGAAGTATCTAAAGCGGCGGGCGCGCTCACGGTCGCGATCGTAACCCGACCCTTCCGCTTCGAAGGACGCAGACGAATCGAACAGGCCGAACGCGGACTCGCCGAACTCAAATCCAAAGTCGATACCCTCATCACCATCCCCAACGAGCGCCTTCTCGAAATCGTCGACAAACGAACGACCTTCACCGAGGCGTTCGCTATTGCCGACGAGGTGCTCCATCAGGCCACGAAAGGTATCTCCGATTTGATCACCGTCCCCGGCCTGATCAACTGCGACTTCGCCGACGTGCGCACGATCATGAGAGAAATGGGTGACGCCCTCATGGGAACCGGCGCCGGTGAGGGAGAGGACAAAGCCACCGTAGCCGCCCAACAGGCTATCTCCTCGCCACTGCTCGAAAATACCTCGATCTCCGGGGCGAAAGGCGTCCTCATCAATGTCACCGGCGGCGAAGATATGACCTTGTTCGACGTCAACACCGCCACCTCGCTCATCTACGACGAAGCCGGTCCCGACGCCAACATCATCTTCGGCGCCGTGATTGATCCGTCCATGACCAACCAGATGCGGGTCACCGTGATCGCGACCGGTATCGGCGAGTCGCGCCCGATGCCCAAAGCCGAACCCGAACCGAAAAAGGAAAGCGCCCGGCCGGGCAAAGTCATGTCGTTGTTCCCGGAAGAATCGATGACCGCGCATCCGATCCACCGCGCCGAGCCGAGACCCGAACCGATCGAAGTCCGCGAGGCGTTCAAGTCGGCGCAGCCGATGATGCCCGAGGCCGCCAACCTGATGCCGACCGAA
- the murC gene encoding UDP-N-acetylmuramate--L-alanine ligase has protein sequence MRRDASITPKAKRFVRDTMMFGRFKRLFFVGIGGAGMSGIAEILKNLGYEISGSDTTPSEVTDYLQSIGIKVAAEHRAANISDIDVVVISSAVGENNPEVVEARRLGIPVIKRAEMLGELMRLKFSVGVAGTHGKTTTTSMIGKILRQASLHPTLIVGGVVAELGTGASLGEGDYLVAEVDEYDRSIFAMFPSMAVVLNIEADHLDCYSDMDDLRGAFLSYINRVPFYGSAIISADDPNLSSLRGRITRPFATFGFATDADYRAVEIKQEPGRTTFSVYCRGDLLGEIILRVPGRHNVANALAATAAARELDVSFENIADALRQFNGVGRRFELIGTAHGVTVIDDYAHHPTEIAATLDTARTNFSGRIIAVFQPHLFSRTKHFLREFADVLSRADHCILTDIYPARELPMPGVTSDSIREEALRQGHRNFTYVGKKENAIDEVVGMARPGDTIVIIGAGSITHIRKPVLERITSQS, from the coding sequence GTGAGACGTGATGCGTCGATTACCCCTAAAGCCAAACGGTTTGTGCGTGACACTATGATGTTCGGACGATTCAAACGGCTCTTCTTCGTCGGTATCGGCGGCGCCGGCATGTCCGGTATCGCCGAGATCCTGAAGAATCTCGGGTACGAGATTTCCGGCTCGGATACCACGCCGAGTGAGGTCACCGATTACCTGCAGTCGATCGGTATCAAGGTTGCCGCGGAACATCGCGCCGCCAACATCTCCGATATCGACGTCGTCGTGATTTCCTCGGCGGTCGGTGAAAACAATCCCGAGGTGGTCGAGGCCCGTCGGCTCGGTATCCCGGTCATCAAACGCGCCGAGATGCTCGGGGAACTCATGCGCCTGAAATTCTCGGTCGGGGTGGCCGGGACCCACGGCAAGACCACGACCACGTCGATGATCGGCAAGATTCTCCGCCAGGCTTCACTGCACCCGACACTCATCGTCGGCGGCGTCGTGGCGGAACTCGGCACCGGGGCCTCGCTCGGCGAGGGAGACTACCTCGTGGCCGAAGTCGACGAGTACGACCGGTCGATTTTCGCGATGTTTCCCAGTATGGCGGTCGTGCTGAACATTGAGGCCGATCACCTTGACTGTTACTCGGACATGGACGATCTGCGCGGCGCGTTCCTTTCCTATATCAACCGCGTGCCGTTTTACGGCTCGGCGATTATCTCGGCCGATGACCCGAACCTCTCCTCGCTGCGCGGCAGAATCACCCGCCCGTTTGCCACGTTCGGCTTTGCCACCGATGCCGACTACCGCGCCGTCGAGATCAAACAGGAACCCGGACGAACGACCTTCTCGGTCTACTGCCGAGGCGACCTGCTTGGAGAAATCATTCTCCGCGTTCCGGGCCGGCACAATGTCGCCAACGCCCTTGCCGCCACTGCTGCCGCACGCGAACTCGATGTCTCCTTCGAGAACATCGCCGATGCGCTTCGCCAGTTTAATGGTGTCGGCCGCCGCTTCGAACTGATCGGCACGGCGCACGGTGTCACCGTGATCGATGATTACGCGCACCATCCGACCGAAATCGCGGCTACCCTCGATACCGCGCGAACCAACTTCAGCGGCCGGATCATCGCAGTCTTCCAGCCGCACCTCTTCAGCCGAACGAAACACTTCCTGCGTGAGTTCGCCGATGTGCTCAGCCGCGCCGACCACTGCATTCTCACGGACATTTACCCGGCGCGGGAATTGCCGATGCCGGGCGTGACCTCGGATTCGATTCGTGAAGAAGCCCTGCGGCAGGGACACCGCAACTTCACGTATGTCGGCAAAAAGGAGAACGCGATAGACGAGGTCGTCGGCATGGCGAGACCGGGTGATACGATCGTCATAATCGGCGCGGGTTCCATCACTCACATTCGCAAACCGGTGCTGGAAAGGATTACATCGCAGTCATGA